From one Bacteroides eggerthii genomic stretch:
- a CDS encoding DUF4294 domain-containing protein: protein MVYFCAMNGQFKIVILIVFLLSGSLICHAQQTSKENGTKSVFLTPMCVYEGDTIPYVKLPTVYIFKPLKFKNRREMAKYYKLIRDVKKVLPISKEINRAIIETYEYLQTIPTEKGRQKHLKAVEKGLKEQYTPRMKKLSFSQGKLLIKLVDRQTHSTSYELVKAFMGPFKAGFYQTFAALFGASLKKQYDPTGDDALTERVILMVESGQL from the coding sequence ATGGTGTACTTTTGTGCCATGAACGGGCAGTTTAAAATAGTAATACTCATTGTGTTTCTCTTATCAGGAAGCCTCATTTGCCATGCCCAGCAAACCTCCAAAGAGAATGGAACGAAAAGTGTCTTCCTTACTCCTATGTGCGTTTATGAAGGTGACACCATTCCATACGTCAAACTGCCTACCGTCTACATTTTCAAACCGCTTAAATTCAAGAACAGGCGTGAAATGGCAAAGTACTACAAACTCATCCGCGATGTAAAGAAAGTACTTCCCATTTCCAAAGAAATCAACCGGGCAATTATCGAAACTTATGAATACTTGCAAACCATACCTACCGAAAAAGGACGGCAAAAGCATCTGAAAGCTGTGGAAAAAGGGCTGAAGGAACAGTATACTCCCCGAATGAAAAAACTCTCCTTCTCTCAAGGAAAGCTGTTGATTAAATTAGTGGACAGACAAACCCATTCCACTTCTTATGAATTGGTCAAAGCATTTATGGGACCTTTCAAAGCCGGATTCTATCAAACCTTTGCAGCATTGTTCGGTGCCAGTCTGAAAAAACAATATGATCCTACCGGAGACGATGCACTTACGGAAAGGGTGATTTTAATGGTAGAAAGCGGACAACTTTAA
- a CDS encoding RNA methyltransferase: protein MNRKLKITELNRISTEEFKEAEKLPLTVVLDNIRSLHNIGSVFRTSDAFRIECIYLCGITATPPHPEMHKTALGAEFTVDWKYVNNTVEAVDNLKNEGYTVYSVEQAEGSIMLNELTLDKSRKYTIVMGNEVKGVQQEVIDHSHGCIEIPQYGTKHSLNVSVTAGIVIWDLFNKLK, encoded by the coding sequence ATGAATAGAAAACTGAAGATAACCGAACTTAATCGCATTAGTACAGAGGAATTTAAAGAAGCTGAAAAGCTGCCGCTCACAGTTGTATTGGATAATATTCGCAGTTTGCATAATATAGGTTCCGTATTTCGTACTTCGGACGCTTTTCGCATCGAATGTATTTATCTGTGTGGCATTACAGCTACTCCACCCCATCCTGAAATGCATAAAACAGCTTTGGGAGCGGAATTTACTGTTGACTGGAAGTATGTTAATAACACTGTCGAAGCTGTTGATAACCTCAAGAACGAGGGCTATACGGTTTATTCCGTAGAACAAGCCGAAGGCAGTATCATGCTGAATGAGTTGACTTTAGATAAAAGTAGGAAGTACACCATAGTAATGGGGAATGAAGTAAAAGGTGTTCAACAAGAAGTTATTGACCATTCTCATGGCTGCATTGAAATTCCACAATATGGCACGAAACATTCTTTGAATGTATCGGTCACAGCAGGTATTGTTATTTGGGATTTATTCAATAAATTGAAATGA
- the nadA gene encoding quinolinate synthase NadA produces MDKKNRINLSTLLTAYHHYQRIFKERREIKIIIMNNLIEAIKQLKKEKNAIILGHYYQKGEIQDIADYVGDSLALAQWAAKTEADIIVMCGVHFMGETAKVLCPDKKVLVPDMAAGCSLADSCPADKFAQFVKEHPGYTVISYVNTTAAVKAVTDVVVTSTNAKQIVESFPKDEKIIFGPDRNLGNYINSVTGRNMLLWDGACHVHEQFSVEKIVELKQQHPGAVVLAHPECKSTVLKLADVVGSTAALLKYAVGHPEKEYIVATESGILHEMQKKCPQTKFIPAPPNDSTCACNECNFMRLNTLEKLYDCLKNESPEIKVDAEIAEKAVKPIKKMLEISAKLGL; encoded by the coding sequence ATGGACAAGAAAAATCGTATTAACTTGTCCACACTATTAACAGCCTATCATCACTATCAAAGGATTTTTAAAGAAAGAAGAGAAATAAAAATTATTATTATGAATAATCTGATAGAAGCTATTAAGCAGCTGAAGAAAGAGAAGAATGCGATCATTCTGGGACACTATTACCAGAAAGGTGAAATACAAGACATAGCCGACTATGTCGGTGACAGTTTGGCTTTGGCGCAATGGGCGGCAAAAACCGAAGCTGACATTATCGTGATGTGCGGTGTTCACTTCATGGGTGAGACAGCGAAGGTGCTTTGTCCCGACAAAAAGGTGTTGGTACCGGATATGGCTGCAGGTTGTTCACTTGCCGACAGTTGTCCGGCTGATAAGTTTGCGCAGTTTGTCAAAGAGCATCCCGGATATACGGTTATATCTTATGTGAATACGACGGCTGCCGTAAAGGCGGTTACCGATGTAGTGGTTACCTCCACCAATGCCAAGCAAATCGTGGAAAGTTTTCCCAAAGATGAAAAAATAATCTTTGGTCCGGATAGGAATCTGGGAAATTATATCAACTCCGTTACCGGCAGGAACATGTTATTATGGGACGGCGCGTGCCATGTACACGAACAGTTCTCGGTTGAAAAGATTGTTGAATTAAAACAGCAACATCCCGGTGCGGTGGTATTGGCGCATCCCGAATGTAAGAGTACGGTTTTGAAACTGGCGGATGTGGTGGGTTCTACGGCTGCTCTTCTGAAATATGCGGTCGGTCATCCCGAAAAGGAATATATCGTTGCTACGGAATCCGGTATCCTGCATGAGATGCAAAAGAAATGTCCGCAGACTAAGTTTATTCCGGCTCCTCCCAATGACAGTACTTGTGCTTGCAATGAATGTAATTTTATGAGATTAAACACATTGGAGAAGCTTTATGATTGCCTGAAAAACGAGTCTCCGGAAATAAAAGTAGATGCGGAAATAGCGGAAAAAGCAGTGAAGCCGATTAAGAAGATGCTGGAAATCTCTGCCAAATTAGGATTATAA
- a CDS encoding non-canonical purine NTP diphosphatase, which yields MKKKFVFATNNAHKLEEVTAILGDKIELLSMKDIHCHADIPETADTLEGNALLKARYIFENYNMDCFADDTGLEVEALNGAPGVYSARYAGDAHNSEANMRKLLQDMEGIENRKAQFRTVFALIINGKEHLFEGIVKGEITKHRCGSSGFGYDPVFIPEGYTQTYAEMGNTLKNKISHRALATNKLCNFLSK from the coding sequence ATGAAAAAGAAATTTGTATTTGCAACCAACAATGCCCATAAGTTGGAAGAAGTTACCGCTATTTTAGGAGACAAAATAGAACTTCTCAGCATGAAAGACATTCATTGTCATGCGGATATTCCCGAAACGGCAGATACACTCGAAGGAAATGCCTTGCTAAAAGCAAGATATATCTTTGAAAACTACAACATGGATTGCTTTGCCGATGATACCGGACTTGAAGTGGAAGCGCTGAACGGAGCTCCCGGAGTATATTCGGCACGTTATGCCGGCGATGCGCACAACTCGGAAGCCAATATGAGGAAACTATTGCAGGATATGGAAGGAATAGAGAACCGTAAAGCCCAATTCCGTACTGTTTTTGCCCTTATCATCAATGGAAAGGAGCATCTGTTCGAAGGCATCGTAAAAGGTGAAATAACGAAGCACAGATGCGGCAGCTCCGGCTTTGGATATGATCCTGTCTTTATTCCCGAAGGATACACGCAAACATATGCCGAAATGGGAAATACGCTGAAGAATAAAATCAGCCATCGGGCATTGGCTACGAATAAACTTTGCAATTTCCTATCCAAGTAA
- a CDS encoding YitT family protein, which yields MQITKPTKAEVMRELKDYIFITFGLISYAMGWAAFLIPYQITTGGTTGIGAIIYYSTGFPIQWSYFIINAVLMTFAIKILGPKFSIKTTYAIFMLTFLLWFFQILVNGADGVPPLVLGPGQDFMACLIGAAMCGVGLGVVFNCNGSTGGTDIIAAIIHKYRDVTLGRMIMACDVIIITSCYFIFNDWRRVIFGFVTLFVIGIVLDYIVNGARQSVQFFIFSKDYEKIADRITKETHRGVTVLDGIGWYSKRNVKVLVVLAYKRQSVEIFRLVKDIDPNAFISQSSVIGVYGEGFDKLKGK from the coding sequence ATGCAAATTACAAAACCAACCAAAGCCGAAGTGATGAGGGAGTTGAAAGACTACATCTTCATCACTTTCGGACTAATTTCCTACGCTATGGGATGGGCTGCGTTCCTCATCCCCTATCAGATCACTACCGGCGGTACCACAGGTATCGGAGCCATCATCTACTACTCCACCGGATTCCCTATCCAATGGTCGTATTTCATCATTAATGCAGTCTTGATGACCTTCGCCATCAAGATTCTCGGACCGAAGTTCAGCATCAAAACCACTTATGCAATCTTTATGCTGACTTTCCTTCTGTGGTTCTTCCAGATATTGGTGAACGGAGCCGACGGAGTGCCGCCACTGGTATTGGGTCCCGGCCAGGACTTCATGGCATGCCTGATAGGCGCTGCCATGTGCGGCGTCGGTCTGGGCGTAGTGTTCAACTGTAACGGAAGTACAGGCGGTACGGATATCATTGCCGCTATCATCCATAAATATCGTGATGTAACCTTAGGACGTATGATCATGGCATGTGACGTCATCATCATCACTTCCTGTTACTTCATATTCAATGACTGGAGACGGGTTATTTTCGGTTTCGTAACCCTGTTTGTCATCGGTATCGTGCTGGATTATATCGTCAACGGCGCACGCCAGTCGGTGCAATTCTTCATCTTTTCCAAGGATTATGAAAAGATTGCCGACCGCATTACCAAAGAGACCCACCGCGGTGTGACGGTACTCGACGGCATAGGATGGTACAGCAAACGCAATGTAAAAGTACTGGTTGTGCTGGCCTATAAGCGCCAATCCGTTGAAATATTCCGTCTGGTCAAAGACATCGACCCGAATGCTTTTATTTCACAAAGCTCTGTCATAGGCGTATATGGAGAAGGTTTTGATAAATTGAAAGGAAAATGA
- the leuS gene encoding leucine--tRNA ligase — MEYNFREIEKKWQKRWVENKTYQVTEDETKQKYYVLNMFPYPSGAGLHVGHPLGYIASDIYARYKRLQGFNVLNPMGYDAYGLPAEQYAIQTGQHPAITTVNNINRYREQLDKIGFSFDWNREIRTCDPEYYHWTQWAFQKMFNSFYCNSCASAKPIAQLIEHFETKGTEGLDVACSEELSFTAQEWNAMSEKEQQETLMNYRIAYLGETMVNWCPQLGTVLANDEVVDGVSERGGFPVVQKKMRQWCLRVSAYAQRLLDGLDTIDWTDSLKETQKNWIGRSEGAEIQFKVKDSDLEFTIFTTRADTMFGVTFMVLAPESELVAQVTTPEQKADVDAYLERTKKRTERERISDRSVSGVFSGSYAVNPFTGEAVPIWISDYVLAGYGTGAIMAVPAHDSRDYAFAKHFGLPIVPLVEGCDVSEESFDAKEGIVCNSPKANTEPYCDLNLNGLTIKEAIATTKKYVKEHNLGRVKVNFRLRDAIFSRQRYWGEPFPVYYKDGMPYMIDESCLPLELPEVAKFLPTETGEPPLGHAAKWAWDTANKCVVDNNKIDNITVFPLELNTMPGFAGSSAYYLRYMDPRNHTALVDKKVDEYWRNVDLYVGGTEHATGHLIYSRFWNKFLHDLGVSAVEEPFQKLVNQGMIQGRSNFVYRIKDTNTFVSLNLKDQYDTTPLHVDVNIVSNDVLDTEAFKAWRPEYATAEFILESPEGTEDKSSKGKYICGWAVEKMSKSMFNVVNPDMIVEKYGADTLRMYEMFLGPVEQSKPWDTNGIDGVHRFIKKFWSLFYDRNGNYLVTDEPANKEELKSLHKLIKKVTGDIEQFSYNTSISAFMICVNELFALKCSKKEILNQLTVTLAPFAPHVCEELWETLDNAGSVCDAQWPAYNEEYLVENTVNYTISFNGKARFNMEFPADAASEAIQETVLADERSIKWIDGKNIVKVIVVPKKIVNIVVK; from the coding sequence ATGGAATACAATTTCAGAGAGATTGAAAAAAAATGGCAGAAACGGTGGGTGGAGAACAAAACCTACCAAGTGACGGAAGACGAAACAAAACAAAAATATTATGTACTGAACATGTTCCCCTACCCCAGCGGCGCAGGCCTGCACGTGGGACATCCATTGGGATACATCGCTTCGGACATCTATGCCCGTTACAAACGCCTGCAAGGTTTCAATGTCCTGAACCCCATGGGATACGATGCTTACGGCCTGCCGGCAGAACAATATGCCATACAGACGGGACAGCATCCCGCAATCACCACCGTCAACAATATCAACCGCTATCGCGAGCAGTTGGACAAGATAGGTTTCTCCTTCGACTGGAACCGCGAAATCCGCACCTGCGACCCGGAATACTACCATTGGACGCAATGGGCTTTCCAAAAGATGTTCAACAGCTTCTACTGCAACTCCTGCGCATCGGCAAAACCCATCGCCCAACTGATAGAGCACTTTGAGACCAAAGGAACCGAAGGACTGGACGTGGCTTGCAGCGAAGAGCTCAGTTTCACCGCCCAAGAGTGGAACGCCATGAGCGAAAAAGAACAGCAGGAAACCCTGATGAACTATCGCATCGCCTACCTGGGTGAAACAATGGTGAACTGGTGTCCCCAACTCGGAACCGTACTTGCCAACGACGAGGTGGTGGACGGCGTATCGGAACGCGGCGGTTTCCCCGTAGTCCAGAAAAAGATGCGCCAGTGGTGTCTCCGCGTATCCGCCTATGCACAACGCTTGTTGGACGGACTCGACACCATCGACTGGACCGATTCCCTGAAGGAAACCCAAAAGAACTGGATAGGCCGCAGCGAAGGCGCTGAAATTCAATTCAAAGTGAAAGACAGCGATTTGGAATTCACCATTTTCACTACCCGCGCAGACACCATGTTCGGAGTTACCTTCATGGTACTTGCCCCCGAAAGCGAACTGGTGGCACAAGTGACCACCCCGGAACAAAAAGCCGATGTGGACGCCTATCTGGAACGCACCAAGAAACGCACCGAACGCGAGCGCATCTCCGACCGCAGCGTAAGCGGCGTCTTTTCCGGAAGCTATGCCGTCAATCCTTTTACGGGCGAAGCAGTGCCCATCTGGATCAGCGACTATGTGCTGGCAGGATACGGAACGGGAGCCATCATGGCCGTACCGGCACATGACAGCCGCGACTATGCCTTCGCCAAACACTTCGGATTACCCATCGTTCCGCTGGTGGAAGGTTGCGATGTCAGCGAAGAAAGTTTCGATGCCAAGGAAGGCATCGTATGCAACTCACCAAAAGCCAATACAGAGCCTTATTGCGACCTCAACCTTAACGGGCTGACTATCAAGGAAGCTATCGCTACTACTAAAAAATACGTGAAAGAGCATAATTTGGGACGCGTGAAGGTGAACTTCCGCTTGCGCGATGCCATTTTCTCACGCCAGCGCTACTGGGGTGAACCGTTCCCCGTTTACTACAAGGACGGTATGCCTTATATGATTGATGAAAGCTGTCTGCCCCTGGAACTTCCCGAAGTAGCCAAATTCCTGCCTACCGAAACAGGCGAACCGCCGTTGGGACATGCCGCCAAATGGGCTTGGGACACAGCAAACAAATGTGTAGTGGACAACAACAAGATTGATAACATAACCGTTTTCCCACTGGAACTGAATACAATGCCGGGATTCGCAGGTTCGAGCGCATACTATCTGCGTTATATGGACCCGCGTAACCATACTGCCTTGGTAGACAAGAAAGTGGATGAATACTGGCGTAACGTCGACCTCTACGTAGGCGGTACGGAACATGCCACCGGCCACTTGATTTATTCCCGTTTCTGGAACAAGTTCCTGCACGACCTCGGTGTTTCCGCCGTAGAAGAACCGTTCCAAAAACTGGTGAACCAAGGCATGATTCAAGGAAGAAGCAACTTTGTGTATCGCATCAAAGATACCAACACGTTCGTATCCCTGAACCTGAAAGACCAATACGACACTACCCCACTCCATGTGGATGTCAACATCGTATCCAATGATGTCCTCGATACGGAAGCCTTCAAAGCATGGCGTCCCGAATACGCAACGGCTGAATTCATACTTGAATCGCCGGAAGGAACCGAAGACAAATCAAGCAAAGGCAAATACATCTGCGGCTGGGCTGTTGAAAAAATGAGCAAGTCCATGTTCAACGTTGTCAATCCGGACATGATTGTAGAGAAATACGGCGCAGACACGCTCCGCATGTACGAGATGTTCCTCGGTCCGGTGGAACAGTCCAAACCTTGGGACACGAACGGCATAGACGGCGTGCACCGCTTCATCAAGAAATTCTGGTCACTGTTCTACGACCGCAACGGCAATTATCTGGTGACCGACGAACCTGCCAACAAAGAAGAACTGAAATCTTTGCATAAGCTCATCAAAAAAGTCACAGGAGACATCGAACAGTTCTCTTACAACACAAGTATCAGTGCTTTCATGATTTGTGTCAACGAACTGTTTGCACTGAAATGCAGCAAGAAAGAGATATTGAACCAGCTCACAGTCACACTGGCTCCTTTTGCCCCGCACGTATGTGAGGAACTGTGGGAAACATTAGACAATGCCGGATCGGTGTGCGATGCACAATGGCCTGCATACAACGAAGAATATCTGGTGGAGAATACGGTGAACTATACCATTTCATTCAACGGAAAAGCCCGTTTCAACATGGAATTCCCTGCTGATGCAGCATCGGAAGCCATACAGGAAACGGTACTGGCAGACGAACGTTCCATTAAATGGATAGACGGGAAAAACATCGTCAAAGTCATCGTAGTGCCCAAGAAGATTGTAAATATTGTTGTTAAATAA